Within the Agromyces atrinae genome, the region CTGCTCCTGCGTCTGCACGTCACCGAGCTCGACGAAGATCGGGCCGATGGTCGTGAGCACGTCGATCTGCGCCTGGCCGGGAACCGGGTCGACGTCGAGGTTCGAGCGCTCGAGGATGACCTTCTGCGCGACGGGGAGCTCGAGGCCCGCGACATCCGCGAGGATCTGCGCGGTCTCTTCGGGGTTCTCGGCGGCCCAGGCGCGAGCGTGCTCGTACGCGTCGACGACGAGCTGCGCGAGCGCGGGGCTCGACTCGATGAAGTCCTCGCGGGCGTTCAGGAAGCCGTAGCTGTTGAAGTCGACGTTGCGGTAGATGAGCTTCGCGCCCGCTTCTTCGGCACCGGCCATGATCGGGTCGAGTCCGGCCCACGCGTCGACCGCGCCGCTCTGCAGGGCGGACCAGCCGTCGGCGTGCTGCAGGTTCTCGACCGTGACGTCCTCGGGCGAGAGGCCCGCCTCTTCGAGCGACTGGAGCAGGAAGAAGTAGGGGTCGGTGCCCTTCGTCGCGGCGACCTTCTTGCCCTTCAGCTCGGCGACGTCGGTCGTGGTCGAGTCGGGCCCGACGACGATCGCGGCCCACTCGGGCTGCGAGTAGATGTCGATGACCTGGATGGGCGAACCGTTCGAGCGCGCGAGGAGAGCGGCCGAACCGGCGGTCGAGCCGACGTCGATCGCACCGGCGCGGAGCGCCTCGTTGGCCTTGTTCGAGCCGGCCGACTGCACCCAGGTGACGTCGACGCCGGCATCCTCGAGCCAGCCCTGGTCCTTGATGATGAGGCTCAGCGGGTTGTAGGTCGCGAAGTCGAGCGTGAGCGACTGGCCCTCGACGCTCTCGGTTCCGGCGCCTTCGGTCGCGGCCGGGGCTGCGGCGTTCTCGCCGGCGACGCAACCGGTCAGGAGGAGGGTGGCGGCTGCCGTCGCGGCGACGAGCGCCGTCGTGAATGCTGTGCGTGACATGGAATCCGGTTCTCTCGGTGGGAGGGACTAGTAGGGGTAGTGCGGAATGGTGCGGGTGCTCTCGATGCCGCGGGCCTCACCGTGGCGATCGATGCCGAGACCGGCGAGCAGACGCCCGCGCAGTTCGGCGAGTTCGGCCGAGCCGCGGTCGCGGGGCCGGTGGCCGGGAACGACGATGGTCTCGCGGATCGTCGCGCCCGCCGTGTCGCCCTCGCGCCCGAGCAGGATGATGCGATCGGCGAGCTGCAGGGCCTCGTCGACGTCGTGCGTGACGAGCAGCACCGTCGTCGGCGCGGCCGCGTGCACGTCGAGCAGCAGGTCTTGCATCTTGAGGCGCGTGAGGGCGTCGAGGGCGCCGAACGGTTCGTCGAGCAGGAGCACGCCGGGGTTGCGGGCGAGGGCGCGGGCGAGCGAGGTGCGCTGCGCCATGCCGCCCGACACCTCGCGGGGGCGGTGCCCCGCGAAGTCGGAGAGGCCGACGAGATCGATGAGGCGGGCGACGGTGTCGCGAGCGGATGACGCGGGCGTGCGCTTCGGAAGGCCGAGGGCGATGTTCTCGGCGATCGACCGCCACGGCAGCAGGCGCGGCTCCTGGAAGCCGACGGCGCAGCGCGCGTCGTAGGTCGCCGCGGCGGATCCGTCGATGCGCACGGAGCCCGCCGTCGGCGCGTCGAGCCCGCCGACCATGCGGAGGAGCGTCGACTTGCCGCAGCCGCTCGTGCCGAGGATCGCGAGGATCTCGCCCGGCTCGACGTCGATCGTGACGTCGCGGAGCACCGTGCGGCTCTCGCCCTTGCCCGACGGGAACGCCCGGCCGACGCCGTCGAAGGACACGCCGAACGCCTGATCGGCGGTGGCGACGTGCGCGCTGGCGGTCGAGGACATGGAAACTCCAAAGCGTAGGGGCGTCACGACGACGGTAGCGAGCAGCGCGTAACACATCACATCGGGGCGATACACGGCGTAACACTGGCGCGAGTTGCGACAATGGAGGGATGACCAGAACAGTGCGCGGAGCGCGAGTCCTCATCACGGGCGCGGCGAGCGGCATGGGGCGTCTCTATGCGATTCGCGCGATCGACGAGGGCGCTGCGGCTGTCATCCTCTGGGATCGGGATGCCGCGTCGCTCGGCCGCACGGTCGAGGAGCTCGGATCGCGGTCGCGCGGTCGCACCCGCATCCACTCGTTCGTCGTCGACGTCGCCGACCTCGGCGCGATCGCGAAGTCGGCGCAGAAGGTGCGCCGCGAGGTGGGCAACCCCGACATCCTCGTCAACAACGCGGGCATCGTGCGCGGCAACGCGTACTTCTGGGCCACCG harbors:
- a CDS encoding aliphatic sulfonate ABC transporter substrate-binding protein, with amino-acid sequence MSRTAFTTALVAATAAATLLLTGCVAGENAAAPAATEGAGTESVEGQSLTLDFATYNPLSLIIKDQGWLEDAGVDVTWVQSAGSNKANEALRAGAIDVGSTAGSAALLARSNGSPIQVIDIYSQPEWAAIVVGPDSTTTDVAELKGKKVAATKGTDPYFFLLQSLEEAGLSPEDVTVENLQHADGWSALQSGAVDAWAGLDPIMAGAEEAGAKLIYRNVDFNSYGFLNAREDFIESSPALAQLVVDAYEHARAWAAENPEETAQILADVAGLELPVAQKVILERSNLDVDPVPGQAQIDVLTTIGPIFVELGDVQTQEQVDEALATIVNDSFVTQADPSRFN
- a CDS encoding ABC transporter ATP-binding protein — encoded protein: MSSTASAHVATADQAFGVSFDGVGRAFPSGKGESRTVLRDVTIDVEPGEILAILGTSGCGKSTLLRMVGGLDAPTAGSVRIDGSAAATYDARCAVGFQEPRLLPWRSIAENIALGLPKRTPASSARDTVARLIDLVGLSDFAGHRPREVSGGMAQRTSLARALARNPGVLLLDEPFGALDALTRLKMQDLLLDVHAAAPTTVLLVTHDVDEALQLADRIILLGREGDTAGATIRETIVVPGHRPRDRGSAELAELRGRLLAGLGIDRHGEARGIESTRTIPHYPY